Genomic segment of Deltaproteobacteria bacterium:
CCGGACGCAGTTCATCGAAACGATCCTCGACAGCATCTCGACGGGGGTCATCGTCATCGACCGCCACGGCAGGATCGCGATGATCAACAAGGTGGCGGAGCGCCTCCTTCGGATCCCCACGGACGGGGCCGTGGGGCGGATGTACCGCGAAGTCCTCCGGGAGGAGCATTACGAGGCGATCCGGAGCCTCTACCGCGAGGCAGGCGAGGCCGCGAGGGGGCAGGTCGAGCGCCAGGTGGAGCTCGTCGTGGGTGAGAAGCGAATCGCGTTCCGGGTCAGCCTCACCGCGCTGCGCGACGACGCGGGGGAGTACATGGGGCTGGTCGCCGCGTTCGACGACCTCTCCCAGGCGATGCGCCTCCAGCGCGTCCTCGCGTGGCGCGAGGTGGCCCGGAGGATCGCGCACGACATCCGCAATCCGCTGACGCCGATCCAGCTCTCCACCGAGCGGATGCAGCGGAAATACGCCGCGGCGCACGCGGAAGACCCCGTGTTCGCCGAGTGCACGCATGCGATCCTTTCCGAGGTGAACACACTGAAGCACCTCGTCGACGAGTTTACGCGCTTCGCGAGGATGCCGGTCCCCCGCCTCAAGGAGGAGGATCTCCCGGTGGAGATTCGCGCCGTCCTGGACACGTACCGGACGTCCCATCCCGGGATCCGCTGGGAGTTTCGTCAGGCAGGCCCGCCGCGCGTCTGGTTCGACCCGTTCCAGATCCGGCGCGCCGTCACCAACCTGCTCGACAACGCCGCGGCCGCCCTCGGGGAGCGGGGGAGCGTGACGGTCACGTGCACCCACGACGAGGCGGAGGGGAAGGCGCGGATCGAAGTTGCGGACGACGGGCCGGGGATCCCGCCAGGGGACCGGGACCGCCTTTTCGAGCCGTATTTTTCGCGCCGGGAGGGGGGCACGGGATTGGGGCTCGCCATCGTGAGCGCGATCGCGAGCGACCACGGAGGCACCGTGCGGATGAGGGACAACACGCCGCGTGGGACCGTGTTCGAGATGGAGTTCCCCGCCCGGCCGCCGGCGAAGGGAAAGACGGGGTCGGCGGCGCCGGTCGTCGACGACGGCAGGCGGGGGA
This window contains:
- a CDS encoding ATP-binding protein, which produces RTQFIETILDSISTGVIVIDRHGRIAMINKVAERLLRIPTDGAVGRMYREVLREEHYEAIRSLYREAGEAARGQVERQVELVVGEKRIAFRVSLTALRDDAGEYMGLVAAFDDLSQAMRLQRVLAWREVARRIAHDIRNPLTPIQLSTERMQRKYAAAHAEDPVFAECTHAILSEVNTLKHLVDEFTRFARMPVPRLKEEDLPVEIRAVLDTYRTSHPGIRWEFRQAGPPRVWFDPFQIRRAVTNLLDNAAAALGERGSVTVTCTHDEAEGKARIEVADDGPGIPPGDRDRLFEPYFSRREGGTGLGLAIVSAIASDHGGTVRMRDNTPRGTVFEMEFPARPPAKGKTGSAAPVVDDGRRGS